The genome window CAAGTGCTGCTAGATTTGCTGACCAGATGAGTGCAGGTATGTCTTCAACTAAGCAGAAATTCGTATTCTTATTGTTACTTTCACTCCAAACAGGAACAGTAGGCAGCCAGACAGGCCGGGAAGCAGGACATTCCTTTTGATAAAAAAACTTTTCTAATGCGCCGTTGGGATATCTCTTAAGTGTAAGTGGCCGACTGTTGAGATGAGGAAGTAATACTGGCGCGATGCGAATATAATAGTCAATGACTTGTCCTTTAGTAAAAGAAATAGCAGGGTAGAAGATCTTATCGAGATTAGATAATTTTAATTGTCTGCCAGCAACCTCAATCATGCTATTATTGGGCACGAGCTTTTTTCCTCCTGGATTTGGGTGAAGGCTTCTCTTTTTGAATTTCTGCAAGGCTTGCTTCAAGTGCTGCCATAAGATCAATGACTTTTGTATTTTGCGGAGCTGCTGGCTGGCTGACGACCTGTTGTCCTTCAGCTTTCTTTTCAATCATTTCAATAACTTTGTCATAGTATTCATTATGGTATTTATTAGGGTCAAAATCCGAGGACAACGATTCAATTAGCTGCATAGCTATTGCCATTTCACGCTTTTCAGGCTGTACGTCAGGAGCCGGTATATCGTCAATATCGTTTTGGCTGATAATTTCATCAGCAAAATGCATAATGGATAGAGTCAATACTCGCTCATCTGGGCGTATCGCTGTTAGGTGCTGCTTATTTCTGATGACAAGCTTGGCAATAGCGATTCGATTGGCTTCTTTCATTGCGGCTAACAGGAGCGTATAAGCCTTTGCGGCACCTTTGTCTGGAACTAGGTAATAGGACTGTTCATAATAAATCGGATTGATTTGGTTAGATAATACAAAATCTTCAATTTCGATTGTTTTCGAGGCCTTAGGATTTAGTGCATCAAGGTCTTCTTGTGATATCACGACATAACTGTCAGGCGATACCTCATAGCCTTTTACAATTTGTTCATTAGGAACTTCAGCACCATCGTTGGCACAAGTTTTTTTCAAGCGAATGCGACAGCCATCTGATTTCCGCAATTGGTTAAAGCTAATGCCTTTTCTTTTTATCGTATTGTACATTTTTATTGGAACATTAACTAATCCGAAGCTTATAGAACCATTCCAAATCGGTCTTGGCATTCTAGCCACCTCCATAAGTTAGTTTAATTCTCGTACTATGTAATGAGGATCTTTATCGGTGCGAAAACCTTTAAATACAGGATGACGTAATGTGTGATTACTAGTCCATTCGGTAAACGCAAATTCTCCCACC of Sporomusaceae bacterium FL31 contains these proteins:
- the ku gene encoding non-homologous end joining protein Ku yields the protein MPRPIWNGSISFGLVNVPIKMYNTIKRKGISFNQLRKSDGCRIRLKKTCANDGAEVPNEQIVKGYEVSPDSYVVISQEDLDALNPKASKTIEIEDFVLSNQINPIYYEQSYYLVPDKGAAKAYTLLLAAMKEANRIAIAKLVIRNKQHLTAIRPDERVLTLSIMHFADEIISQNDIDDIPAPDVQPEKREMAIAMQLIESLSSDFDPNKYHNEYYDKVIEMIEKKAEGQQVVSQPAAPQNTKVIDLMAALEASLAEIQKEKPSPKSRRKKARAQ